The following are from one region of the Abiotrophia defectiva ATCC 49176 genome:
- a CDS encoding Stp1/IreP family PP2C-type Ser/Thr phosphatase — translation MKLALCSNIGKRRTTNQDYADYFLNDFGQLLLILCDGVGGHLGGDVASQRTTQYIGQYFQDLNQALAPDQVSAWIEGTLKLVNQQIYQEAQADKNLNGMGTTIVLALIVDGTIYLGHVGDSRAYIYKEGKLQQYTEDHSLVNELIRAGEITLEESYLHPHRNAVTQSIGLTHPLEVAIQTVPSQEAEMLLLCSDGLTNMVTPEALEELFRSSRQEANFAQQLIAAANEAGGMDNISVIIASDLSTENLEEVSEWK, via the coding sequence ATGAAACTTGCACTATGTTCCAATATCGGTAAACGTCGAACAACCAACCAGGATTATGCGGATTATTTTCTTAATGATTTTGGCCAACTCCTGCTCATCCTCTGTGACGGGGTAGGGGGCCATTTGGGTGGCGACGTGGCCAGTCAACGTACTACCCAATATATTGGGCAGTATTTCCAAGATTTGAACCAGGCCTTAGCACCTGACCAGGTGTCAGCGTGGATTGAAGGAACTTTAAAGCTAGTCAACCAACAAATTTATCAAGAAGCCCAAGCTGATAAGAACTTGAACGGCATGGGGACTACCATTGTCTTGGCCTTGATTGTCGATGGCACCATCTATTTAGGCCATGTAGGGGATAGTCGCGCTTATATCTACAAGGAAGGTAAGCTCCAGCAATATACGGAGGATCATTCCTTGGTTAATGAATTGATTCGGGCCGGGGAAATTACCTTGGAAGAATCTTATTTGCATCCCCATCGCAATGCTGTCACCCAATCCATTGGTTTGACTCATCCACTTGAGGTAGCCATTCAGACCGTGCCCAGCCAGGAGGCTGAGATGTTGCTCCTTTGCTCAGATGGGTTGACTAATATGGTGACGCCTGAGGCCTTGGAAGAGCTCTTCCGGTCCTCACGCCAAGAGGCTAATTTTGCCCAACAATTAATTGCAGCAGCTAACGAAGCCGGAGGCATGGATAACATTTCCGTTATCATTGCTTCAGACTTAAGCACAGAAAACTTAGAGGAGGTATCTGAATGGAAATAG
- the rsgA gene encoding ribosome small subunit-dependent GTPase A gives MVPLSQYQAEGDSMAEDKVIIKEGIISQSLSGFYSVRSEGQTYVTKPRGNFRHQQLKPLVGDHVTFEWEEGLDPKADQALGRLIEVLPRRNQFVRPSVVNVDDALVVMSLVEPDFSYSLVDQFLASVTSHGIEPHLILTKYDLLLAQEGEEQAQDRVAQIQAIYEAAGYTVTVMDPESDALANLSQLLHQGLYVVMGQSGVGKSTLLNQLLPQADIETGEISHYLGRGRHTTREVTLYPLNQALIADTPGFSALDFEQIEKEQVTQLFPEIQELSQECRFRSCLHLEEPGCAVKQALEAGSLAASRYQSYCQLVQKIDQRKPQYHLRKRR, from the coding sequence ATGGTACCATTAAGTCAGTATCAAGCAGAGGGTGACAGTATGGCAGAAGACAAAGTAATCATCAAAGAAGGCATTATTTCCCAATCTCTTAGTGGCTTTTATTCAGTGCGGTCTGAGGGCCAAACCTATGTGACCAAGCCTAGGGGGAATTTTCGCCACCAACAGCTCAAGCCTTTGGTGGGAGACCATGTCACCTTTGAATGGGAGGAGGGCTTAGACCCCAAGGCCGACCAAGCCTTAGGTCGCTTGATTGAGGTCCTGCCTCGTCGTAATCAATTCGTTAGACCAAGTGTGGTCAATGTCGATGATGCGTTGGTGGTTATGTCCTTGGTGGAGCCGGACTTCTCCTATTCCCTAGTTGATCAATTTTTGGCTTCTGTGACCTCGCATGGCATTGAACCTCATCTGATTCTGACCAAATACGATTTGCTGCTTGCCCAAGAAGGGGAGGAACAAGCCCAAGATCGTGTCGCCCAGATCCAGGCCATTTATGAGGCCGCCGGTTATACGGTAACCGTCATGGATCCAGAATCGGATGCATTAGCTAATCTCAGTCAACTTTTGCACCAAGGTCTCTATGTGGTGATGGGCCAGTCTGGAGTCGGTAAGTCTACCTTGCTTAACCAGCTACTACCTCAAGCTGACATTGAAACCGGCGAAATTAGTCACTATCTGGGGCGTGGGCGCCATACCACACGGGAAGTGACCCTCTATCCCTTGAATCAGGCTTTGATTGCTGACACGCCAGGCTTTTCGGCCCTAGATTTCGAGCAGATTGAGAAGGAGCAAGTGACCCAACTCTTCCCAGAAATTCAAGAACTCAGCCAAGAATGTCGTTTCCGTTCCTGTCTCCATTTGGAAGAACCGGGTTGTGCGGTTAAACAAGCATTAGAAGCGGGGAGCTTGGCTGCTAGTCGCTATCAATCCTATTGTCAATTAGTCCAAAAAATTGATCAGCGTAAACCCCAATACCATCTCAGAAAACGTCGTTAA
- the fmt gene encoding methionyl-tRNA formyltransferase, producing MKKIIFMGTPQFAAEILQGLLEHASYQVIAVVTQPDRPVGRKRVLTQSPVKQLALAHDIPLYQPERISRSEELEELINLDADIIVTAAYGQFIPTRLIKSTPHTAINVHASLLPKYRGAAPIHYAIWKGDHETGISIIYMTKEMDAGDILAQRSCVIESDETVGALFGKLAIIGRELLLDTLFKLFANEITAVEQDVSQVVFSPSITKEQEQLNWYESAHQVDCHVRAFNPFPSTYTVLGDLRIKVWAGAPMDYEPSPEDLAAEPGTILAYKRKHLIVKCGHHSYYGIREWQESGKKRLSLEDYFKGNDLAQLAGQVFASVQVEDEATHES from the coding sequence ATGAAAAAAATTATCTTTATGGGAACGCCGCAGTTTGCGGCAGAAATTCTCCAAGGCTTACTCGAGCATGCCTCCTACCAGGTCATTGCGGTAGTGACCCAGCCTGACCGTCCGGTCGGACGCAAGCGGGTCTTGACCCAGTCACCCGTTAAGCAATTGGCCTTGGCCCATGATATTCCCCTCTACCAGCCTGAACGCATTAGTCGTTCTGAGGAGTTAGAAGAACTGATAAATTTAGACGCCGACATTATTGTGACGGCAGCTTATGGCCAGTTCATTCCCACTCGTCTCATTAAGTCAACACCCCATACGGCCATTAATGTCCATGCTTCGCTACTACCTAAGTATCGAGGCGCTGCGCCTATTCATTACGCTATCTGGAAGGGCGATCATGAGACCGGTATTTCCATTATCTACATGACTAAAGAAATGGATGCAGGGGATATTCTAGCCCAACGTTCTTGTGTCATCGAATCAGATGAGACCGTGGGTGCCCTTTTTGGTAAGTTGGCTATTATCGGACGGGAACTGCTCCTCGATACTCTCTTCAAACTTTTTGCCAATGAGATTACAGCGGTGGAGCAAGATGTCAGCCAAGTGGTCTTTTCACCTTCAATTACCAAGGAACAAGAACAGCTTAACTGGTATGAGTCTGCTCACCAAGTGGACTGTCATGTTCGGGCCTTCAATCCTTTCCCTTCGACTTATACGGTCTTAGGAGACTTGCGGATTAAGGTTTGGGCAGGAGCGCCAATGGATTATGAGCCAAGCCCAGAAGATCTAGCCGCAGAGCCAGGGACCATTCTGGCCTATAAACGTAAACACCTGATTGTTAAGTGTGGTCATCATTCCTATTATGGCATCCGTGAGTGGCAGGAGTCTGGCAAGAAGCGCCTAAGCCTAGAAGATTATTTCAAGGGCAATGACTTAGCTCAATTAGCGGGCCAAGTTTTCGCTTCAGTACAAGTAGAAGATGAGGCAACTCATGAAAGTTAA
- the pknB gene encoding Stk1 family PASTA domain-containing Ser/Thr kinase has translation MEIGDKLSGRYLLTDFIGQGGMANVFLAQDLILERQVAVKVLRFDFQDNQDAIRRFQREAMSASQLLHRNIVEIYDVEEKEDQQYIVMEYVDGTDLKTYIRQNAPLSLELVVLIMSQILSAIEVAHKNQIIHRDIKPQNILITKTGAIKITDFGIAIALSDTSITQTNTLLGSVHYLSPEQARGSNATVKSDIYALGVVLYELITGSVPFDGESAVSVALKHFQEEFPRIRDKMDYVPQSLENVVLKATAKDPANRYDSVHSMLADLSTALNASRMNEPVFVPNASGQARVQMKPIKPVKTPVAAPIEAPEPIDYDAYQRIDDVAPLDKPRRKRRIAAWFLAIISLLVICGGVYIAYTRLTEYTSVPEVAKLSKDEAVQKIQAANLQVGAIKQTWSDSIPQGQVIKSTPGSGARIRKASTVDLEISNGKEQVEIGNYVGQDYESVRSQLTAANFIVERRDFASTPENNGKILAQSVEPGSKVVPSTTSLVFTVGKVADSTTMQDFNNLPLEMVQNFAEANGLTVDVSEDYDNDIPKGRVISQSPKYGVALSQGDTIKVTVSKGRKEEKVLTAVQRVNIEYVPKYASTDVNQRNPLPNKIQVFIGDSRNNINTLAQEFEISESRSIEILLYIMEGGVGQYRVMRDGEVIAESNEVYPNDN, from the coding sequence ATGGAAATAGGCGATAAATTATCAGGCAGATACCTGCTGACAGACTTTATCGGTCAGGGCGGGATGGCCAATGTTTTCCTAGCCCAAGACTTAATCTTAGAAAGACAAGTAGCCGTTAAAGTCCTGCGTTTTGACTTCCAAGACAACCAGGATGCCATCCGTCGCTTCCAGCGTGAAGCGATGTCGGCTAGCCAATTGCTGCACCGCAACATTGTCGAAATCTATGATGTCGAGGAGAAAGAAGACCAGCAATACATCGTCATGGAGTATGTGGATGGGACAGATCTTAAGACTTATATTCGCCAAAATGCACCCCTATCTTTAGAACTAGTGGTACTGATTATGAGTCAGATCCTGTCGGCTATTGAAGTGGCTCATAAGAACCAAATTATTCACCGGGATATTAAGCCTCAGAATATTTTGATTACCAAGACGGGCGCTATTAAGATTACCGACTTTGGGATTGCCATTGCCCTGTCGGATACTTCCATCACGCAGACTAATACCCTCTTGGGTTCGGTTCATTACCTATCGCCTGAGCAAGCGCGTGGTAGTAATGCGACTGTTAAGTCGGATATCTACGCCCTAGGGGTCGTCCTCTATGAATTGATTACTGGCTCTGTGCCATTTGATGGCGAATCGGCTGTTTCGGTGGCCCTCAAGCACTTCCAAGAAGAATTCCCACGTATCCGTGACAAGATGGACTATGTGCCGCAAAGCTTGGAAAACGTAGTCCTCAAGGCTACTGCTAAGGACCCAGCCAACCGTTACGATTCTGTTCACAGCATGTTAGCGGACCTATCGACGGCACTCAATGCGAGTCGTATGAATGAGCCGGTCTTTGTTCCGAATGCTAGTGGTCAGGCGCGAGTTCAAATGAAACCTATTAAGCCAGTCAAAACACCGGTTGCGGCTCCAATTGAAGCGCCAGAACCCATCGATTATGATGCCTATCAACGCATTGATGATGTGGCACCTTTGGATAAGCCGCGACGTAAACGGCGGATTGCGGCCTGGTTCTTGGCCATCATCAGTCTCTTAGTCATTTGCGGTGGCGTCTATATCGCCTATACGCGCTTGACCGAGTATACTTCTGTACCAGAAGTAGCCAAGCTCAGCAAGGATGAGGCGGTACAGAAAATTCAAGCAGCCAATCTGCAAGTGGGAGCCATTAAGCAGACTTGGAGTGACAGTATTCCTCAAGGTCAGGTGATTAAATCAACACCAGGCTCAGGCGCGCGGATTCGTAAGGCTTCAACGGTCGACTTAGAAATCAGTAACGGGAAAGAACAGGTTGAAATCGGCAACTATGTCGGTCAAGACTATGAGTCAGTTCGCTCCCAACTGACCGCGGCTAACTTTATTGTAGAGCGCCGTGACTTTGCTTCTACGCCTGAAAATAATGGGAAGATTTTAGCCCAAAGCGTGGAACCAGGTTCCAAGGTGGTGCCAAGCACTACTTCCCTAGTCTTTACCGTAGGGAAGGTGGCAGACTCCACCACCATGCAGGACTTCAATAACCTACCGTTGGAAATGGTGCAAAACTTCGCGGAAGCTAACGGACTGACTGTTGACGTCAGCGAAGACTATGACAATGACATTCCTAAAGGGCGTGTCATCAGCCAAAGTCCTAAATATGGCGTGGCCTTAAGCCAAGGCGATACCATCAAGGTTACCGTTTCCAAAGGCCGTAAAGAAGAGAAGGTGCTGACGGCAGTTCAACGGGTAAATATTGAGTACGTGCCAAAATATGCTAGCACGGACGTCAATCAACGCAACCCATTGCCGAATAAGATTCAGGTCTTCATTGGCGATAGTCGCAACAATATTAATACGCTGGCCCAAGAATTTGAAATCTCTGAATCACGTAGCATCGAGATTCTGCTCTATATTATGGAAGGCGGCGTCGGTCAATACCGCGTCATGCGGGATGGCGAAGTCATTGCTGAAAGTAATGAAGTCTATCCAAATGATAATTAA
- the rpe gene encoding ribulose-phosphate 3-epimerase, with amino-acid sequence MYIAPSMLSADFNKLAQSIRMVEEAGADYLHIDIMDGDFVPNISFGPMLYQGLRAQSKLVFDVHMMVTNPERYVDQVVKAGADVVTVHVEATPHIHRALQLIKAAGAKAGVVINPGTSVSAIEAVLGQVDQVLVMTVNPGFGGQAFIPETLDKVRQLADLRQKQGYSYLIEVDGGVNDKTAADCLAVGADILVAGSYVFGHPDPAQAIQTLKDLA; translated from the coding sequence ATGTATATTGCACCTTCCATGTTGAGTGCCGATTTTAATAAGCTAGCCCAATCCATCCGAATGGTTGAAGAGGCTGGGGCTGACTACCTACACATTGATATTATGGATGGGGACTTTGTACCCAACATTTCCTTTGGGCCTATGCTCTATCAAGGCTTGCGCGCTCAATCTAAGCTAGTCTTTGATGTTCACATGATGGTGACCAATCCCGAACGCTACGTGGACCAAGTGGTCAAAGCAGGCGCAGATGTGGTGACCGTTCATGTGGAGGCGACGCCTCATATTCATCGTGCCTTGCAGTTAATCAAGGCAGCAGGGGCCAAGGCGGGGGTTGTCATTAATCCAGGTACGTCAGTTTCGGCCATTGAAGCAGTCCTGGGTCAAGTTGACCAGGTCTTGGTCATGACGGTTAACCCAGGTTTTGGTGGCCAGGCCTTTATCCCTGAGACCTTGGACAAAGTCCGCCAATTGGCTGATTTGCGTCAAAAACAAGGCTATAGCTATCTAATTGAAGTTGACGGTGGGGTGAATGACAAGACGGCTGCTGACTGTCTAGCGGTGGGCGCAGATATCCTAGTAGCAGGTTCTTACGTCTTCGGGCATCCAGATCCAGCCCAAGCCATTCAGACGCTCAAAGACTTAGCTTAG
- the rsmB gene encoding 16S rRNA (cytosine(967)-C(5))-methyltransferase RsmB gives MKVKSLAAKRLKHNVRFQALQLLVEIDWHDQYSNVLLNRALSQTELKPVDQGLLVNLVYGSIQHRLTLDFYLEPFIKGKKLESWIRTLLRMTVYQMLYLERIPDHAAINEAVNIAKLNGHAGLAGLVNGVLRNFRRQELRSLDTVTDPVEALSIQYSIAPWIVSLLQEQYDQASLTELLASLNQRPRLTARIQAHPNERDQILAQLRAAGYQVEAGNLSPYAIESLDGRILESPAFQAGRLTIQDESSMLVAPIGRPVVGQRLLDACSAPGGKATHMAFLLQNGHLDALDISQAKLDLVAGHMERLGLSQQEGLNISLHATNALDFMPPSGTLYDIIYLDAPCSGLGLMRRKPEIKYTKQASDIEALSKLQSQLLDHVASLLKPGGTLVYSTCTLAQAENQAQVKAFLARQADFQLSSIGPEEVQGASVLTADGMIEVLPQDYLTDGFFIARMTKSA, from the coding sequence ATGAAAGTTAAGTCATTAGCCGCTAAGCGCCTCAAGCATAATGTTCGCTTTCAGGCTTTACAGCTACTGGTAGAGATTGACTGGCATGACCAGTATTCCAATGTCCTTCTCAATCGGGCGCTGAGTCAGACAGAGCTCAAGCCAGTCGACCAAGGGCTTTTAGTCAACTTAGTCTATGGCAGCATTCAGCATCGTTTGACCCTGGACTTCTACTTGGAACCTTTCATCAAAGGCAAGAAGTTAGAGTCATGGATTCGTACGCTCTTAAGAATGACCGTCTATCAGATGCTTTACCTGGAGCGAATCCCGGATCATGCAGCCATTAACGAAGCGGTTAACATTGCCAAGCTCAATGGCCATGCAGGTCTAGCCGGCCTAGTCAACGGCGTCTTGCGCAATTTCCGTCGTCAGGAACTGCGCTCCTTGGATACAGTGACAGACCCTGTTGAAGCCCTCAGCATTCAATACAGTATCGCCCCTTGGATTGTGTCCCTCTTACAAGAACAGTATGATCAGGCAAGCTTGACTGAGTTACTGGCTAGTCTCAATCAACGGCCACGTCTAACCGCCAGAATTCAAGCCCATCCCAATGAACGCGACCAAATCCTGGCCCAGCTCAGGGCAGCCGGCTATCAGGTTGAGGCCGGCAACCTATCACCTTATGCTATTGAAAGCCTAGATGGTCGTATTCTGGAGTCACCTGCCTTTCAAGCGGGGCGCTTGACTATTCAGGATGAATCTTCTATGTTGGTAGCGCCAATCGGCCGGCCAGTGGTAGGCCAACGACTCTTGGATGCCTGTAGTGCCCCTGGAGGCAAGGCGACGCATATGGCCTTTCTACTGCAAAACGGTCACTTGGATGCCCTAGATATTTCTCAAGCCAAGCTAGACTTGGTGGCGGGACACATGGAACGCCTAGGCTTAAGCCAACAAGAGGGCTTGAACATTTCGCTTCATGCTACAAATGCCTTAGACTTTATGCCCCCAAGCGGGACACTCTATGATATAATCTATTTGGATGCACCATGTTCAGGTCTCGGCCTCATGCGTCGCAAACCTGAAATTAAATACACTAAGCAAGCAAGCGATATTGAAGCACTTAGCAAGCTTCAGAGTCAGCTCTTAGACCATGTTGCCAGTCTGCTCAAACCAGGCGGAACCTTAGTCTATTCAACTTGTACCTTAGCACAAGCTGAAAACCAAGCCCAGGTCAAGGCCTTCTTGGCAAGACAGGCTGACTTCCAACTCAGTTCGATAGGGCCAGAAGAAGTTCAAGGAGCGTCAGTTCTGACTGCAGATGGCATGATTGAAGTCTTGCCACAAGACTACTTGACCGATGGCTTCTTCATTGCACGTATGACTAAGTCAGCCTAG